From the genome of Acropora palmata chromosome 8, jaAcrPala1.3, whole genome shotgun sequence:
AAGtggcaaaatgtttatttgcatttgctttttgtcaagtttgcctttttttttgtatatccgatcacatttttgttttgtccaacaaaaaaagagtgaCTTCACAGGACCCATGTCctctcaaaagaaaaaaatatttgcagtCCTGAAATAGCTTAGCATCAGATTAACAAACGCTGGCTTTGCATCCAAGAGTTGAGAACGTTTTGCCAGTACATGATTGGCTCGTTTAAGCTTTAATTCCACTGTAAGCTAGTgagcttttattttcaactggCGAAAGAATTTTAAAGGCTTGCAGTGCTTTCATTTGGAAATGGAGTAGTTTGAAGTACACCTAGACAGGTTTGAATTGTTGGAGGCATGTATGCTTCTAATTTCGTCCAGAGTGCCCCCTCTTCTGGAGAACGATAAATAACATTTCATCGTTCTTTTTGATCGTgtctttcaaataattttgcgcaaaaaaaaggtttttggccTTTCTAGACCTGTGCACTCTGAGAACATTTGATGACACAGCGACACCTTTCCGAATGAAATCACAAAAGGGACCATGTAAAAGGAAACGTAACTATGGAAGTTATTGTGTCATTCGCCCCACGCCGAATGCATACAGAATTGGTGATTGATCCGCAAATTAAACTGCAGCATGACAGCTATGTAAAGTTGGCGGCGCTAGAACAAAACTGGATGACAATTATCATGATACATTTTTAGATTCgtatgcaaatttaatttcccACTTTACGATCCGCCAATTAATGTTGCAGACTTTCTTTGTATGACATGGCACACACATAGCATTGAGGGACCGTAGACGGACGGACTCACACATTGATGTTTGTACACTCAGACTGAACAGTTGGTTTGCTGACCATATCAGTTCATTCTTTTTTGAGATATGAGACCTGATTGAATAACAATTGTTTTATGTACTAAGGAATCTTGAAAACAGGCATTTCTTTCTGTGGGGCATTTCTAGAGCTTTGATCCAAGAATGTGAAATCGCTTTTAAGAGCTGTATGTAATTTCAGGACTATAGCTGCCTATTCGATTTTCCGTCGATTTTCTTCTGTGCTGTCACTCGACCCCGTAACGCAAAGAAGACGACTCGCTCATACGTTTCCCTCTTGCTAGGAATGCAGAGTTGAATTCATCTTTGCTGTTTGTTGTGATTATTGTGTTATTTCTTCTTATTTAGAGATGATGAAGCAGCAGCAGCTACACGAAAGGCGCACCAAAGAATCTCTGAAAGATAATGAAGGTTGGTTGTGGCAGTCTGAAGATTAAGGTGGCCGAACTCAATTTTCAAGTGTCTATGCctaattcaccattacttttaaactatttatgatttggcgcccgttttttgcaagagtaaaGGTTAACCACaaaagagtttattctcgcattttggttaaggtgtgtGCTGCGAACCATTTTATCAATAGTGAAAGATATTAATAAACTGAGGACTTGTAAGTAACAGCAGCGAAACAGAAAATGCTCCAAACAAACCTGTCAAAGGACGAAATAATATATGACataaatcatatattgaacgGCGGATATGAAATCAtttgaagctatgatcctcgtaTCCGTAAGCTCACGAATGCCAGtggaaagaaataaattagcCATGGCTGGTTGTTGTACCTTGATTTATCATTTCCTTCAATTTAGAGGTAACATCGCGGACTTGGAGCTATTTTCTCAACATAGGGACTCGTTGTTGGGAAGTTTGCCGTCGTTATGTAGTCGTAATGCCGTCTTAAAATTGGATCATtatataacaataaaaatgtaacTAAATGACATCGAATATGATGAGAGTGGTGGTGGTTGATTGATCTCAAATATTCTCAACTAAATTAATGGACACGAAGGGTTTGACTAAGGGCAAAGGGAACGTAGATTTTTGTTTGGGAAGGTGGATGCATTAAAGTTACTCTTGGTTCGTTTACTGAAACTTGTGCTTCTTTAAATTCATTTGATGGCCACATTTAGCCGCTATCGCATTATGTTAACGAGTAATCGTCAGAAAGATTACATTTATCACCCACAAACACAGATCATAGATATGAATAAAACTATAACCTTGATATACTTAACAGGTTTTTGACTTGGCAACACAACGGGTACCGCATGATGATGTCTTACATATACAAGATTACTGTAGAGGGGATTTAGGGTTCATCCTATAGAAAAGAGACcacttttctttgaaaactttcTGGGTGGTGTTCCCGAAGGCCGGTTGGGTGAAGTTCTCACTTCCGTTTGAACTAACCGActgcttttcagtttcagatcTCTTTGACCTCGTGAAATACAGTAGTATTATTCGCCAGCTTTACGAAGACCGTGAAGGATGGCTGGCGCTATTCCCGTGGTGCGAAGACTTTCGATTCCATCTCGATAACATTTTTACAAGACTCAAATTTGTCAGCAGAAGAAAAGAACGAGGAATTAAGACTGATGACATTGTCGACATGTTTCAGATATTTCAACCACATGAAGAATGTTCACAGCCGAGGAGAGTCTTGATTGAAGGGCAGCCAGGCATGGGAAAGACAACGTATTGTCACAAGATTGCTTACGACTGGGCAAAGAAACGAACAGGTGGCGAGTCATTTCCTGATGTTACACTTTTGCTACTATTAAAATGCCGAGACATCAACTGTGGCCTATGGGAGGCTATTGACGACCAGCTTTTACCGAGGGAAGTGAACGAagcagagaaagaaagatttttcaCGTTCATACGGGACCACCAGTCAAAGGTTTTACTGGTGCTTGACGGATTAGATGAGTTACCCAGGGACCAAATGTCGATCTATACAGACATCATTCAAGGAAGAGTTCTTCCGGAGTGTTACATAGTGGTTACTGCACGACACGAAGTTGGAAGGAATGTACGAGAGTGCTGCCACACCCTGTTAGAGGTAGAAGGGTTTACCAAGACTGATGCCAAAGAGTTCATTCGGAGATATTTTAGAGGCGATGATTTGGCAGAAAAGTTGTTGGACAAGCTGGACTGTGACAGAACCCTACAAGACCTTACAAGAAATCCGTTAAACACAGCTCTTCTATGCCTCCTCTGCGAAGACTTTGAAGGAAAATTTCCCGAAAGCAGAACTCTGCTTTACCTTGAAATAGTTGAGTGCGTGCTCAGAAGGTACAGGCTAAAGATGAAATTACCAGAAACAAACCAAGACCTCCTAGTATTATACAGAGTTGATCTGAAGCAGCTTGGCTGTATTGCCATGAAGGGTTTGCGCAACGATAGCATGTATTTTGACGAGAGTGCATTTGAGGGTTTCTCAAGCGATGTAAAATCTGGCCTCGGATTTTTGTCAGTGGAGGCTGGACGAAGCAAACGCAGACCAAGTCGAAGCTATGGCTTCCTGCACAAAAGCTTTCAAGAATTCTTCGCAGCATTTTGTCACAGTTGTCAGCTTCTTGATGGGGAAATCTCCGTTGATAGCTTGATTCTTGACCGCAGTTTGTTTTCTAAGTTCCGGCAGGTGCTATTGTTTACGAGTGGTATGTTGGCTCAAAAGTGCGAAGCAGCAGTCAAGGCACTTATTGCTGGAATAGCTACTCAAGTCAACTTGGAGAAAATTCCTTTAGAGGTTGCATGGGCTTGTATTAACGAATGCAAGAGAGAGGGGAATACTTTTGACAAAGAAATGGCACAGTTTTTTGGCTCAAGTCTCAAACTTAAGATGATTGCTGGCGAAAGGTAAGGTTACAGTTTAAGTAAAGATTCCAAGTGAGCAGTTTTAGTTTAAGGTTGATTATCAATCTACAAAAGTGATTACCCAATAATTCATCTTGAACATATGTTTTTATTGTACTGGCGTAGCTGACCCACAAATTTGGTTTGCAGGCTTTTTTCTATGCGGTTTCATACGGATCCCTCACGAATTTctatttgttgttattattattattattgcattattattatttttattattatttttacattaCTACATTATGTTTACGTTATGATCTCTTACAGTACATTTTatgctttttctttaaaacttcCAGACACTCGAAAGTTTCCATTATTGTGTAACTTACTCAACCAGATTCGTTTTCCTGAAAGGTTCATGAGGAACATTAAGCGAATTTTCATGGCAGCGAACATAGAGAACAGGAAGTATAAGCAAGAGTTGAACATATGCTTAAGAAGCTACAGAACAGCATCACATAGTTCAACTGGAGTCCCACCTCACACAGCTCCGCATGGACGAGCAATGTGAACAAAACCTTCAGAGGCACCACCCAGTTTGTCGAGAGGTGAAGAAATGAAGATCAAAGATCAGCAATCCAAAGATAAAATGAAGATATACGCAGATTATCGGAAACATGCAAAACCACCAAATCTAGTTCCAAATGATCAACGGTTAGTTCACAAAGGAAGATCACACCAGAGGAAAACAGAAGCTTACTATAAGCCACGCGCTTCCACAGTTATTGACAAGAAAGGATCTATGGTGACAGCTCGGAATGGCAAACACAGTATCACGAGAAACTCCAGCATGTTCAAACCCTTCAGATCAGTTACAGAGTCCGTCAAGATTGAAAGTGATAATGGCATCATGGTGCGATCCCCCGATAAATACTCAG
Proteins encoded in this window:
- the LOC141889068 gene encoding uncharacterized protein LOC141889068 encodes the protein MASGPAAFASTQETTNYARLCRLLVDVGFTVLRDTFHSIHPPANLHVVLSSPSVLPTLEFLKQKKVLNSLQWGKLFPAVASSVSSANFDGTLLMVLLRNICGLCPPDSTGSWDELPPDSDNSTEANIVRIKCYRNDVYGHATKASVDDATFNVLWQKISSAVLALGSGYGAVISRLKTECLDPAAEAQYQKLLSDWKKDDDILKEMHERTHDELGEIKEKLERTNNELGQVKEMMKQQQLHERRTKESLKDNEVSDLFDLVKYSSIIRQLYEDREGWLALFPWCEDFRFHLDNIFTRLKFVSRRKERGIKTDDIVDMFQIFQPHEECSQPRRVLIEGQPGMGKTTYCHKIAYDWAKKRTGGESFPDVTLLLLLKCRDINCGLWEAIDDQLLPREVNEAEKERFFTFIRDHQSKVLLVLDGLDELPRDQMSIYTDIIQGRVLPECYIVVTARHEVGRNVRECCHTLLEVEGFTKTDAKEFIRRYFRGDDLAEKLLDKLDCDRTLQDLTRNPLNTALLCLLCEDFEGKFPESRTLLYLEIVECVLRRYRLKMKLPETNQDLLVLYRVDLKQLGCIAMKGLRNDSMYFDESAFEGFSSDVKSGLGFLSVEAGRSKRRPSRSYGFLHKSFQEFFAAFCHSCQLLDGEISVDSLILDRSLFSKFRQVLLFTSGMLAQKCEAAVKALIAGIATQVNLEKIPLEVAWACINECKREGNTFDKEMAQFFGSSLKLKMIAGERLAKELVEVSIEAMKTNSTATELIFVKCNIDDANVATLGERLKENSTLTSLCLSHSTVGEVGANALAEGLKENSTLTSLDLPTNEIGDVSANALAKGLKENSALTSLDLSSNKIGGVGADALAKGLKENSTLESLRLFDNAIGNDGADALAKGLIDYSTLTRLDLSSNAIGEEGADALAKGLKENTTLTWLDLSSNVIGDVGADALAKGLKENSTLTSLDLSSNEIGDGGEDPLSKRFKENSTLTRLNLSDNKSAKVLVLY